The sequence AAAACTTTTTATATTCTATATTAAATTCATTTTTATAATATTAGACTTATAAAAATATTCTAGAACAGATAAATAAACACCAACTAAATTAAAATTTGGAGTAACCTTTGAAGAAAATCTCATGCCCTAAACTGTTCAAgctgtgatgttgatggtttgatgaaccagaagggattaagagagggagagaaataagttcttctcattgttggagagaatgaaaaattcccttttgaaaatatttgttgagttattacaccttatatactatgtactttttatgtactctcactaaaaaataattacaatggtaaACCTATTATTGATATAGAAATAATCTAGATAACACCCTCCCATAAACTAGAATTGTATAAATCTAACAATCCTAGCTTGAAAACATTAGCAAGAAAAGGACCCGGTGGCAGAGCTTTGGTAAGAAAATCAGCAAGTTGATCCTTGAAACGAACTGGCATAAGATGAATGAGACCAGACAAATACTTTTCACGAACAATGTGGTAGTCCACTTCAATGTGTTTAGTTCTTTCATGAAAGATGAGATTATTGGCAATGTGAATGGCTGACTGGTTGTCACAGAATAGAGTGATAGACTTTTGAAGCGGCAAGCCAATGAAATCCATTAAGAAAGATAACCAACTAGCTTCACAAGTGGCAACAGCAAGAGACCTATATTCAACTTCTGCAGAGGACTTGGCAACTGTGGTTTGCTTCTTACTCTTTCAGCTAATGAGCGAGTTCTCAAGCATGAAGCAATAACCGGAAACGGAGCGACGAGTATCAGCACAGGTAGCCCAGTCAGCGTCGGTAAATCCAGTGAGATGCAGATTAGaagtagaggagaagaagagaccaGTTGCAGGTCGGCCTTTTAAATATCGGAGTACACGAAAAGCAGCCTGTAGGTGAGAAGTGGTTGCACAGTCCAAAAATTGGCTCAAATGTCCCACAGCATAAGAGATATCGGGTCTAGTGTTTGTGAGGTAAAGGAGTCGGCCGATGAGCTGTCTGTAAACAGTGTTATCTGTTAAAATGGTACCTGATTCCTTTGAGAGTTTCTGACTATAATCAAATGGAGTAGAGAGAGGCTTGCAATCTAGATAACCAAAATCTCTGAGAAGGTCCATGGTGTACTTCCGCTGATAAATGTGAATTCCAGAGTTAGAGCGTGCTACTTCCATCCTCAAGAAATATTTGAGATCACCAAGATCCTTTATTCTGAATTTGTCATCCAAATCTTACTTGATGGAATTGATTTCACCAATGTCATTTCCGGTTAAAACCAAGTCATCAACATATACTAGAATGGCAGTGAAGCTTTCAGATTGTTTCTTGATGAAGAGTGAATGATCATCAAAAAACTGCTTATAACCAGCATCCACAAGAGTCTGAGTGAGCTTAATGTTCCATTGCCTGCTTGCTTGCTTAAGCCCATATAGAGATTTTTGCAATTTACAAACCAAACATGGTTGTGACACAGCCAAATCGGGTGGTATCTTCATATAAACTTCCTTGTCCAAATCTCCATGAAGGAAGGCAGTGTTGACGTCCAACTGTTTCAAATGCCATTTCTTTGCCGCTGCTAATGCTAACATTACTCGTAGGGTAGTTATTTTGACAACTGGACTAAAAGTATCACCATAATCTACTCCTTGCACTTGAGTGATCCTTTTGCAACTAGCCTCGCTTTGTGCCTCTCTATGGTGCCATCGGGATTGAATTTTACCCGA is a genomic window of Arachis ipaensis cultivar K30076 chromosome B06, Araip1.1, whole genome shotgun sequence containing:
- the LOC110263827 gene encoding uncharacterized protein LOC110263827 translates to MEVARSNSGIHIYQRKYTMDLLRDFGYLDCKPLSTPFDYSQKLSKESGTILTDNTVYRQLIGRLLYLTNTRPDISYAVGHLSQFLDCATTSHLQAAFRVLRYLKGRPATGLFFSSTSNLHLTGFTDADWATCADTRRSVSGYCFMLENSLIS